Proteins encoded within one genomic window of Streptomyces taklimakanensis:
- a CDS encoding PTS-dependent dihydroxyacetone kinase phosphotransferase subunit DhaM, protein MSGERRSEGGPVGLVLVSHSRQVAESVARLALGLSGGGGAVPVAAAGGTGDGGLGTSSELIVEAAHRVDRGAGVALLADLGSAVLTVRTLLAEGDELPEGSRLVDAPFVEGAVAAVVTASTGADLDAVAAAATEAYGYRKL, encoded by the coding sequence ATGAGCGGGGAGCGGAGGTCCGAAGGGGGACCGGTCGGTCTGGTGCTGGTGTCGCACAGCCGGCAGGTGGCCGAGTCCGTCGCCCGGCTCGCCCTGGGGTTGTCGGGCGGCGGCGGTGCCGTTCCGGTGGCGGCGGCCGGAGGCACCGGGGACGGTGGACTGGGCACCAGCTCGGAGCTGATCGTCGAAGCGGCCCACCGGGTCGACCGGGGGGCGGGTGTGGCGCTGCTGGCGGACCTGGGCAGCGCGGTGCTGACGGTGCGCACCCTGCTCGCCGAGGGCGACGAACTTCCCGAGGGCTCCCGTCTGGTGGACGCCCCGTTCGTGGAGGGTGCGGTCGCGGCCGTGGTCACCGCCTCGACCGGGGCGGACCTGGACGCGGTGGCGGCCGCGGCGACGGAGGCGTACGGCTACCGCAAGCTCTGA
- a CDS encoding STAS domain-containing protein, whose amino-acid sequence MNASDAAVRDRLTTAIRERGDEIADRWVQLQQQRAAINIDESELREEADALLVLLGGALNDSDHAMESLVDAHRDLRDAVMELSLRRERSGATPTATSLAVLALKDALLEAVERDNDDPRQLFPAALMINRLLDEAAALSFNAYVERREEIIQRQSRQLMEMSTPVVHLWSQILAVPLIGTLDTARTQVVMENLLQSIQSHEARVAIIDITGVPTVDTAVAQHLMQTVNAVRLMGADCFISGVRPSIAQTIAQLGIDLSTILTRATLSDALAAAVEMTGQDSPATGTRKIR is encoded by the coding sequence GTGAACGCCAGCGACGCAGCCGTGCGGGACCGGTTGACTACCGCGATCAGGGAACGTGGTGACGAGATCGCCGACCGGTGGGTGCAACTCCAGCAGCAGCGGGCGGCGATCAACATCGACGAGAGCGAGCTGCGCGAGGAGGCCGACGCGCTCCTGGTCCTGCTCGGCGGCGCGCTCAACGACAGTGACCACGCCATGGAGAGCCTGGTCGACGCCCACCGCGACCTGCGCGACGCGGTGATGGAGCTGTCCCTGCGCCGGGAGCGCAGCGGCGCGACGCCCACCGCCACCTCCCTGGCCGTCCTGGCGCTCAAGGACGCCCTGCTGGAGGCAGTGGAGCGGGACAACGACGATCCGCGCCAGCTCTTCCCCGCCGCACTGATGATCAACCGGCTGTTGGACGAGGCCGCCGCGCTCTCCTTCAACGCCTACGTCGAGCGTCGGGAGGAGATCATCCAGCGGCAGAGCCGCCAGCTGATGGAGATGTCCACTCCCGTGGTGCACCTGTGGAGCCAGATCCTGGCCGTGCCGCTGATCGGCACCCTGGACACCGCCCGCACCCAGGTGGTGATGGAGAACCTGTTGCAGTCCATCCAGTCCCACGAGGCCCGGGTGGCGATCATCGACATCACCGGCGTGCCGACGGTGGACACGGCCGTGGCCCAGCACCTGATGCAGACCGTCAACGCGGTCCGTCTGATGGGCGCGGACTGCTTCATCAGCGGTGTGCGGCCCTCCATCGCGCAGACCATCGCGCAACTGGGCATCGACCTGTCCACCATCCTCACCCGTGCCACCCTCTCCGACGCGCTGGCCGCGGCGGTGGAGATGACCGGGCAGGACTCGCCCGCCACCGGGACGCGGAAGATCCGATGA
- the dhaK gene encoding dihydroxyacetone kinase subunit DhaK produces MLINVPETVVADALRGMAAAHPELTIDVENRVVLRRDAPVANKVGLVSGGGSGHEPMHAGFVGPGMLDAACPGEVFTSPVPDQMARAAAAVDSGEGVLFVVKNYTGDVLNFDMAAELAEDEGVRVAKVLVDDDVAVVDSTHTAGRRGTGATLFVEKLAGAAAEEGAPLERVEAVARQVVESSRSFGVALSACTTPAKGGPTFDLPPGELELGVGIHGEPGRERRGMMTSGEIADAAVDAVLEDLRPDRPVLALVNGMGGTPLLELYGFASEVHRVLGERGVAVARTLVGGYVTSLDMAGCSVTLCRVDEELLRLWDAPVRTPALRWGV; encoded by the coding sequence ATGCTGATCAACGTGCCGGAGACGGTCGTGGCCGACGCCCTGCGCGGCATGGCCGCCGCACATCCCGAGTTGACGATCGACGTCGAGAACCGGGTCGTGCTGCGCCGGGACGCGCCGGTGGCGAACAAGGTGGGGCTGGTGTCCGGCGGCGGCTCGGGGCACGAACCGATGCACGCCGGATTCGTCGGGCCCGGGATGTTGGACGCCGCCTGTCCGGGTGAGGTGTTCACCTCGCCCGTGCCGGACCAGATGGCGCGGGCGGCCGCGGCCGTGGACAGCGGCGAGGGCGTGTTGTTCGTCGTGAAGAACTACACCGGCGACGTGCTGAACTTCGACATGGCCGCCGAGCTGGCGGAGGACGAGGGCGTGCGGGTCGCCAAGGTCCTCGTCGACGACGACGTGGCGGTGGTGGACAGCACCCACACCGCCGGTCGGCGCGGCACCGGCGCGACGCTGTTCGTGGAGAAGCTGGCGGGCGCGGCCGCCGAGGAGGGCGCGCCGCTGGAGCGGGTCGAGGCGGTCGCCCGGCAGGTGGTGGAGTCCTCCCGCAGCTTCGGCGTCGCGCTGAGCGCCTGCACGACCCCCGCCAAGGGCGGCCCGACCTTCGACCTGCCGCCCGGCGAGCTGGAGTTGGGCGTCGGCATCCACGGCGAGCCCGGTCGCGAGCGGCGCGGCATGATGACCTCCGGGGAGATCGCCGACGCCGCGGTGGACGCGGTGCTGGAGGACCTCCGCCCGGACCGCCCCGTGCTGGCCCTGGTCAACGGCATGGGCGGCACCCCGCTGCTGGAGCTGTACGGGTTCGCCTCCGAGGTGCACCGGGTCCTGGGCGAGCGCGGGGTGGCCGTGGCCCGCACGCTCGTCGGCGGCTACGTCACCTCGCTGGACATGGCGGGCTGCTCGGTCACGCTCTGCCGGGTGGACGAGGAGCTGCTGCGGTTGTGGGACGCGCCGGTGCGCACCCCCGCACTGCGCTGGGGCGTGTGA
- a CDS encoding SpoIIE family protein phosphatase yields the protein MDHTVRDRPSPSLEGLTDEIDVDHESAIPLAAAAARDRARRVGLPGAMPDQAAVLASELAGNLVKHAAGGTVYIQPLPHGEGVEITAVDRGPGILDLDRSLTDGYTTAAGSLGAGLGAVRRIASEFAIRTRPGSGTLVSARLVAPDAVRPTRWRVGSVCLPAREERYCGDACAVAETDDSLTCLVVDGLGHGVSAAEAARSALRSFHTAPDRPLGEILTTLHRALRHTRGAAAGVLRLHSDRAEYCGIGNVRAVVLSGGEIAHRMAGQPGIVGWNVPTPRARTVTLEPGAGVVLHSDGIESRWSHNPSTFLLRLPPPLLAAALAHDHRRTRDDATVLAVRAA from the coding sequence GTGGACCACACAGTGAGGGATCGGCCGTCCCCCTCCCTCGAAGGGCTGACCGACGAGATCGACGTCGACCACGAGAGCGCGATCCCGCTGGCGGCCGCGGCCGCGCGCGACCGCGCGCGGCGGGTCGGCCTGCCCGGCGCCATGCCCGACCAGGCCGCCGTCCTCGCCAGCGAGCTGGCCGGCAACCTGGTCAAGCACGCCGCCGGGGGCACGGTGTACATCCAGCCCCTTCCGCACGGCGAGGGGGTGGAGATCACCGCGGTCGACCGCGGTCCGGGCATCCTCGATCTGGACCGTTCGCTGACCGACGGCTACACCACCGCCGCCGGTTCCCTCGGGGCGGGCCTGGGCGCGGTCCGCCGGATCGCCTCCGAGTTCGCCATCCGTACCCGACCCGGTTCCGGCACGTTGGTCAGTGCTCGGCTGGTGGCGCCCGACGCGGTCCGGCCGACGCGGTGGAGGGTCGGCTCGGTCTGCCTGCCCGCCCGGGAGGAACGGTACTGCGGTGACGCCTGCGCCGTGGCCGAGACCGACGACTCCCTCACCTGCCTGGTCGTCGACGGTCTCGGGCACGGTGTCTCGGCCGCGGAGGCGGCCCGTTCCGCCCTGCGCTCCTTCCACACCGCCCCCGACCGTCCCCTGGGCGAGATCCTGACCACGCTGCACCGGGCGTTGCGCCACACTCGCGGCGCCGCCGCCGGCGTGCTGCGGCTGCACTCCGACCGCGCCGAGTACTGCGGCATCGGCAACGTCCGGGCGGTGGTGCTCTCCGGCGGCGAGATCGCCCACCGCATGGCCGGCCAGCCCGGTATCGTCGGTTGGAACGTCCCCACCCCCCGGGCGCGCACCGTCACGCTGGAGCCGGGCGCGGGGGTCGTCCTCCACAGCGACGGCATCGAGTCCCGCTGGTCGCACAACCCGTCCACGTTCCTGCTGCGGCTCCCGCCGCCGCTGTTGGCCGCGGCGCTGGCCCACGACCACCGGCGCACCCGTGACGACGCCACCGTACTCGCCGTTCGGGCGGCGTAG
- a CDS encoding STAS domain-containing protein has protein sequence MTDRRSLDIPILRLGDVLVTGLINELDDKTATAFAEELTERIAAERARGVLIDVSRLEIIDSFVARALTELSTMARLLGARVIVAGMRPPVAITLVELGLQLRGVETALNAEQGMAALGWHHTSQPPERGARRETLG, from the coding sequence ATGACCGACCGGCGTTCCCTGGACATTCCCATCCTCAGACTCGGCGACGTGCTGGTCACCGGGCTCATCAACGAGCTCGACGACAAGACGGCGACCGCGTTCGCCGAGGAGTTGACCGAGCGCATCGCGGCCGAGCGTGCCAGGGGCGTTCTCATCGACGTCTCCCGACTGGAGATCATCGACTCCTTCGTGGCGCGTGCCCTGACCGAGCTGAGCACCATGGCCCGGCTGCTGGGCGCCCGGGTGATCGTGGCCGGCATGCGGCCTCCCGTGGCGATCACCCTCGTGGAGCTCGGTCTCCAGCTGCGAGGGGTGGAGACCGCCCTCAACGCGGAACAGGGGATGGCCGCGCTCGGCTGGCACCACACCTCGCAGCCCCCGGAAAGGGGGGCCCGACGTGAAACTCTCGGATGA
- a CDS encoding anti-sigma regulatory factor, with the protein MGGRETAPATYPVRTDEDLITVRHAVRAATVEVGFGLVDQTRVVTAASELARNAYIHGGGGTVTIEFPRSAGRRGIRLTVRDEGPGIPDLEAALADGFTTGAGLGHGLGGARRLMHDFEVHTEAGKGTTISVTRWTTQ; encoded by the coding sequence GTGGGCGGCCGGGAGACCGCTCCCGCGACGTACCCCGTCCGCACCGACGAGGACCTGATCACCGTCCGGCACGCCGTACGGGCCGCCACCGTCGAGGTCGGTTTCGGCCTGGTCGATCAGACCCGGGTCGTCACCGCCGCCAGCGAGCTGGCGCGCAACGCCTACATCCACGGTGGTGGCGGCACGGTGACCATCGAGTTCCCGCGCTCGGCGGGGCGTCGCGGCATTCGCCTGACCGTCCGGGACGAGGGCCCCGGCATCCCCGACCTGGAGGCAGCGCTGGCCGACGGGTTCACCACCGGCGCCGGTCTCGGGCACGGGCTGGGGGGAGCCCGGCGGCTCATGCACGATTTCGAGGTGCACACCGAGGCGGGCAAGGGAACCACGATCAGCGTGACCCGGTGGACCACACAGTGA
- a CDS encoding phosphodiesterase, which produces MSGSLRELGTRAGFRQLARLRRAPAFHPEGLGCTGEVTMPGFSGRPWGVPWLDGLGRYECAVRLSRGAGLPRPLPDWLGLAVRVLDAGGPGHSLDLLLTGSSRLPVLRHLPLPRGDALGGPYSTLLTYRVGGRGMVLAAFPRRRLRPVHGRPETLRRALESGPLVFDLRAAEPLGRWRTFAVLTVRSPLPAPSRSTPGFDVYRNSLPGLEPGPGLATVRPAAYEGSREGRP; this is translated from the coding sequence ATGTCGGGATCCCTGCGCGAACTCGGCACCCGGGCGGGCTTCCGGCAGTTGGCCCGCCTGCGCCGCGCCCCCGCCTTCCACCCCGAGGGCCTCGGTTGCACCGGCGAGGTGACGATGCCGGGCTTCTCCGGGAGGCCCTGGGGCGTCCCCTGGCTGGACGGACTCGGTCGGTACGAGTGCGCGGTACGGCTGTCCCGGGGCGCCGGTCTGCCTCGGCCGCTGCCCGACTGGCTGGGGCTCGCCGTCCGGGTGCTGGACGCGGGTGGGCCGGGGCACTCCCTGGACCTGCTGCTGACCGGCAGCTCCCGCCTTCCGGTGCTCCGCCACCTGCCCCTGCCGCGCGGTGACGCGCTGGGCGGCCCGTACAGCACTCTGCTGACCTACCGGGTCGGGGGGCGGGGCATGGTGCTGGCCGCCTTCCCACGTCGCCGGCTGCGTCCGGTCCACGGTCGCCCGGAGACCTTGCGGCGGGCCCTGGAGTCGGGGCCACTGGTGTTCGATTTGCGGGCGGCGGAGCCGTTGGGCCGGTGGCGGACCTTCGCGGTGCTCACCGTGCGCTCGCCGCTGCCCGCGCCGTCCCGCTCCACCCCGGGGTTCGACGTCTACCGCAACAGCCTGCCCGGCCTGGAGCCGGGGCCGGGCCTGGCGACGGTGCGGCCCGCGGCGTACGAGGGGTCCCGGGAGGGCCGCCCCTGA
- a CDS encoding DUF4383 domain-containing protein, giving the protein MSSTGPGAAGTAHRAPVIAAAKAVSVVFLLVGVLGFIPGITTDFGDMEFAGHHSGAELLGLFRVSVLHNLVHLAFGVVGLAMARSVSGAKAYLIGGGVIYLLLWLYGLIIDKDSGANFVPLNTADDWLHFFLGVGMIALGVLLGGRGRDARG; this is encoded by the coding sequence ATGTCCAGTACGGGTCCGGGCGCGGCGGGAACGGCCCACCGAGCCCCGGTGATCGCCGCGGCCAAGGCGGTGTCGGTGGTGTTCCTCCTGGTGGGTGTCCTGGGATTCATCCCCGGCATCACCACGGACTTCGGCGACATGGAGTTCGCCGGACACCACTCGGGCGCCGAGTTGCTCGGCCTGTTCCGGGTGTCGGTCCTGCACAACCTGGTACACCTCGCCTTCGGCGTCGTCGGTCTGGCGATGGCCCGCAGCGTGTCCGGGGCCAAGGCGTACCTGATCGGCGGCGGTGTGATCTACCTGCTGCTGTGGCTCTACGGTCTGATCATCGACAAGGACAGCGGCGCGAACTTCGTCCCGCTGAACACGGCCGACGACTGGCTGCACTTCTTCCTGGGCGTGGGCATGATCGCCCTCGGTGTTCTCCTGGGCGGTCGCGGACGCGACGCGAGGGGCTGA
- the dhaL gene encoding dihydroxyacetone kinase subunit DhaL: MSAVGAAVDREEQRLTELDSAVGDADHGANMRRGLTAALVSLEREGPGSPGAVLALVGRRLISTVGGASGPLYGTLLRRAGKELGTEETVDAARLRDALRAGAEAVAQLGSSAPGDKTMLDALFPAVEALGESGTDFAAARAAAEEGAAATVPMRARKGRASYLGERSVGHMDPGAASSALFFAALAETAEASGRSA, encoded by the coding sequence ATGTCGGCGGTCGGGGCCGCCGTGGACCGGGAGGAGCAACGGCTGACCGAGCTGGACTCCGCCGTCGGCGACGCCGACCACGGCGCCAACATGCGGCGTGGCCTCACCGCCGCCCTCGTCTCCCTGGAGCGGGAGGGACCCGGGTCGCCGGGCGCGGTGCTCGCCCTCGTCGGGCGCCGACTGATCTCCACGGTCGGCGGCGCTTCGGGGCCGCTGTACGGGACGTTGCTGCGGCGCGCGGGCAAGGAGTTGGGCACGGAGGAGACCGTGGACGCGGCCCGGTTGCGGGACGCCCTGCGCGCGGGGGCGGAAGCGGTGGCGCAGCTGGGGTCGTCGGCTCCGGGCGACAAGACGATGCTGGACGCGCTCTTCCCGGCCGTCGAGGCGCTGGGCGAGTCGGGTACCGACTTCGCGGCGGCGCGCGCGGCCGCCGAGGAGGGGGCCGCCGCGACGGTGCCGATGCGGGCCCGCAAGGGTCGGGCGAGCTACCTGGGTGAGCGCAGCGTCGGCCACATGGATCCGGGCGCGGCCTCCTCCGCGTTGTTCTTCGCCGCGCTCGCCGAGACCGCCGAGGCGTCGGGGAGGTCGGCATGA
- a CDS encoding PP2C family protein-serine/threonine phosphatase has translation MTDTDFSHHTLPSLRRAVRRLARAHRLPTELRARLVLSAVDLARTELTAGRPVRLEASVEPSSGGSPGHLVVTLETLGDLTVGYDEGTVDLALPAQITTGGTAIWRLPLPAPREEGKAGATGDGDASGSGSGTGVVVPSQSHTGRAESGDGSRPAPEAPDAPDASKVPETPETPETSETEAVEQELRAALARIDALTAEHRRLKHELAETNRGTLALYVQLEERDEQLRKAHGQTLRELEDALRPSPIEVKGLEMAVHYAPAGTDAPTGGDLYDWLQLPDGTVHITVVDALGHGVTSTRGALNVTHAVRTLALEGHPLESIVARTAEILMPFDSELMSTVLLARIDPKTGDLYLANGSHPPALLLPAEGEPRYLEVRGRGIGYPLAGSERLLHTKMAPGDLLVLYTDGLTESRRDPREGETRLVEAARRHAERPIEHIPGAIAEDMHTIILHPDDTLALAVRVPRD, from the coding sequence ATGACCGACACCGACTTCTCCCATCACACGCTGCCGAGCCTGCGCCGGGCCGTACGTCGTCTGGCGCGTGCCCATCGGCTGCCGACCGAGCTCAGGGCCCGGCTGGTGCTCTCCGCGGTGGACCTGGCGCGCACGGAGCTCACGGCGGGACGTCCCGTCCGGCTGGAGGCCTCCGTGGAGCCGTCCTCGGGCGGTTCGCCGGGGCACCTCGTGGTCACCCTCGAAACTCTCGGCGACCTCACGGTGGGGTACGACGAGGGCACCGTGGACCTGGCCCTGCCGGCCCAGATCACCACGGGCGGCACCGCGATCTGGCGTCTGCCGCTGCCCGCTCCCCGGGAGGAGGGGAAGGCGGGTGCCACGGGCGACGGGGACGCGTCGGGCTCCGGGAGCGGCACGGGGGTCGTCGTGCCCTCCCAGTCGCACACCGGCCGGGCGGAGTCCGGCGACGGATCCCGTCCGGCGCCGGAGGCTCCGGACGCGCCGGACGCCTCGAAGGTGCCGGAGACGCCGGAGACGCCGGAGACGTCGGAGACCGAGGCGGTCGAGCAGGAGCTGAGGGCGGCCCTGGCCCGCATCGACGCCCTGACCGCCGAGCACCGGCGGCTCAAGCACGAACTGGCCGAGACCAATCGGGGCACCCTCGCGCTCTACGTCCAGTTGGAGGAGCGCGACGAGCAGCTGCGCAAGGCCCACGGCCAGACCCTGCGCGAGTTGGAGGACGCCCTGCGGCCCTCGCCGATCGAGGTCAAGGGTCTGGAGATGGCCGTGCACTACGCGCCCGCCGGTACCGACGCGCCCACCGGCGGCGACCTCTACGACTGGCTGCAACTGCCCGACGGCACCGTTCACATCACCGTCGTCGACGCCCTGGGACACGGCGTGACCAGTACCCGCGGCGCCCTCAACGTCACCCACGCGGTGCGGACCCTGGCGCTGGAGGGGCATCCGCTGGAGTCGATCGTCGCCCGTACCGCCGAGATCCTGATGCCCTTCGACAGCGAGCTGATGTCCACCGTGCTGCTCGCCCGGATCGACCCGAAGACCGGCGACCTGTACCTGGCCAACGGCAGCCACCCGCCCGCGCTGCTGCTGCCCGCCGAGGGCGAGCCCAGGTACCTGGAGGTGCGCGGGCGGGGCATCGGCTACCCGCTGGCGGGCAGCGAGCGGCTGCTGCACACGAAGATGGCGCCCGGGGACCTGCTCGTCCTCTACACGGACGGCCTCACCGAGAGCCGCCGTGACCCGCGGGAGGGCGAGACCCGGCTGGTCGAGGCGGCCCGTCGCCACGCGGAACGGCCCATCGAGCACATCCCCGGCGCCATCGCCGAGGACATGCACACGATCATCCTGCACCCCGACGACACCCTGGCCCTGGCCGTGCGCGTCCCGCGCGACTGA
- the trxA gene encoding thioredoxin encodes MSTVDLTAADFEKTVTDNDIVLVDFWASWCGPCRMFAPVYEKASEANSDIVFGKVDTEAEQALAAAADITSIPTLMAFREGVLVFAQPGALPAQALDQVIDAVRGLDMDEVRASIAAENTGD; translated from the coding sequence GTGAGCACCGTCGATCTGACCGCCGCCGACTTCGAGAAGACGGTGACCGACAACGACATCGTCCTGGTCGACTTCTGGGCGTCCTGGTGCGGGCCGTGCCGGATGTTCGCCCCTGTCTACGAGAAGGCGTCCGAGGCCAACTCCGACATCGTCTTCGGCAAGGTCGACACCGAGGCCGAGCAGGCTCTGGCGGCCGCCGCCGACATCACCTCGATCCCGACGCTGATGGCCTTCCGCGAGGGCGTCCTGGTCTTCGCCCAGCCCGGAGCCCTGCCCGCCCAGGCGCTGGACCAGGTGATCGACGCCGTCCGCGGACTCGACATGGACGAGGTGCGCGCCTCCATCGCCGCCGAGAACACCGGCGACTGA
- a CDS encoding MBL fold metallo-hydrolase has protein sequence MPTPPPPGAAEILFIGNATLLIRYGDLTLLTDPNFLHRGQYAYLGKGLLSRRRTEPALRIEEVPEPDAVVLSHLHGDHWDRVARRGLPRHLPIVTTPHASRRLQGLHGFSRATGLPTWHDHVLVRGGSQVRITALPGRHGPGPARFLLPPVMGSLLEFGDPGGPVRLRMYISGDTLVFPGIHEIARLCPDIHLAVVHLGGTTLPGGLLVTMDALQGADLVSLLRPRRVLPVHYDDYTVMKSPLSDFLREATRPDFPAGVVRCRRGERVTVNADGPVGPVPAEDGHDRGTS, from the coding sequence ATGCCGACCCCTCCCCCGCCGGGCGCCGCCGAGATCCTCTTCATCGGCAACGCCACCCTCCTGATCCGCTACGGCGACCTCACCCTGCTGACCGACCCCAACTTCCTCCACCGCGGCCAGTACGCCTACCTGGGCAAGGGACTGCTGTCGCGGCGTCGCACGGAGCCCGCCCTGCGGATCGAGGAGGTGCCGGAGCCGGACGCGGTGGTCCTGTCCCATCTGCACGGCGACCACTGGGACCGGGTGGCCCGTCGGGGCCTGCCCCGTCACCTGCCGATCGTCACCACCCCGCACGCGTCCCGGAGGCTCCAGGGGCTGCACGGCTTCAGCCGCGCCACGGGTCTGCCCACCTGGCACGACCACGTCCTGGTACGCGGTGGCAGTCAGGTGCGGATCACCGCGTTGCCCGGCCGGCACGGACCGGGGCCGGCGCGGTTCCTGCTGCCGCCGGTCATGGGGAGCCTGCTGGAGTTCGGCGACCCGGGCGGCCCGGTGCGGCTGCGGATGTACATCTCGGGCGACACCCTGGTCTTCCCCGGGATCCACGAGATCGCCCGCCTGTGCCCCGACATCCACCTGGCCGTGGTCCACCTGGGCGGCACCACCCTCCCCGGGGGGCTGCTGGTGACGATGGACGCCCTCCAGGGCGCGGATCTGGTCTCCTTGCTGCGGCCCCGCCGGGTGCTGCCCGTCCACTACGACGACTACACCGTCATGAAGTCCCCGCTGTCGGACTTCCTGCGGGAGGCCACACGGCCCGACTTCCCCGCCGGGGTGGTGCGCTGCCGTCGGGGGGAGCGGGTGACCGTGAACGCCGACGGGCCGGTCGGCCCCGTCCCGGCCGAGGACGGCCACGACCGCGGGACGTCCTGA
- a CDS encoding sensor histidine kinase: MTDAEQSVTRWEPPGLFVHPALFYRTSEEYLRGVGGFVDTALAAGDPVLIAVPGPRLDLLRDHLGPLDADRLSLADMTEFGRNPGRILAGLRDFADRSPDRPARIVGEPLWARRSPAEVVEATRHEALINAAFAGRDATILCPYDVSELPPAVCADARRTHPVLWEDDRRWSSPHYAGAAVNAECDALPLVPPPPDAHALTFVDGDLGEVRHRADTWAHEAGLDTARRGDFVLAVAEAAANSLAHGGGRGTLTLWDEGASCLAEIRDRGRLADPLAGRRRPTLDSAVGGRGLWMMHQLCDLVETRAAPEGLTVRLHMNHG; this comes from the coding sequence GTGACCGACGCGGAACAATCCGTCACCAGGTGGGAACCCCCCGGCCTCTTCGTCCACCCCGCGCTCTTCTACCGGACCTCCGAGGAGTACCTCCGAGGCGTGGGCGGATTCGTCGACACCGCCCTGGCGGCCGGTGACCCCGTGCTCATCGCCGTCCCCGGCCCCCGCCTGGACCTGTTGCGCGACCACCTAGGCCCCCTCGACGCCGACCGGCTCAGCCTCGCCGACATGACCGAGTTCGGCCGCAACCCCGGCCGCATCCTGGCGGGCCTGCGCGACTTCGCCGACCGGAGCCCCGACCGCCCCGCGCGCATCGTCGGAGAACCCCTCTGGGCCCGCCGCTCCCCCGCCGAAGTGGTGGAGGCCACCCGGCACGAGGCCCTCATCAACGCCGCCTTCGCCGGCCGTGACGCGACGATCCTGTGCCCCTACGACGTCTCGGAACTGCCCCCGGCGGTGTGCGCCGACGCCCGCCGCACCCACCCGGTGCTGTGGGAGGACGACCGACGGTGGTCCAGCCCGCACTACGCCGGCGCCGCCGTCAACGCCGAGTGCGACGCCCTCCCCCTCGTTCCCCCACCGCCGGACGCCCACGCCCTGACCTTCGTCGACGGCGATCTGGGCGAAGTCCGCCACCGCGCGGACACCTGGGCCCACGAGGCCGGACTCGACACCGCGCGCCGGGGCGACTTCGTCCTCGCCGTCGCCGAGGCCGCGGCGAACTCCCTGGCCCACGGCGGCGGACGCGGCACCCTGACGCTGTGGGACGAGGGGGCCTCCTGCCTCGCCGAGATCCGCGACCGCGGACGCCTCGCCGACCCGCTGGCCGGCCGCCGCCGTCCGACCCTGGACTCCGCCGTCGGCGGTCGCGGACTGTGGATGATGCACCAGCTCTGCGACCTGGTCGAGACCCGTGCCGCTCCCGAGGGCCTGACCGTGCGACTGCACATGAACCACGGGTAG